A single Uloborus diversus isolate 005 chromosome 7, Udiv.v.3.1, whole genome shotgun sequence DNA region contains:
- the LOC129226832 gene encoding uncharacterized protein LOC129226832: MYDQYKNFMREYLSLNHMELVQAEEIIVEDRKCFYMPHHGVIREHSSTTKLRVVFDASAKSSTNISLNDVLHAGPKLQTDLFYILSNFRIHSIALAADIEKMFRQILVSHSDSDFQRIIWRENPDQKIEDYRLKTVTYGTACAPYLAIRTIKKLAEDEEMNFPKASKVIDKDFYVDDLLTGADSIQEAENLMSDLINLMRRGGFTLRKWISNEHSILSKLPPELKGTEQSINIAEDQSVKLLGIQWDPNQDTFAIHLNPAQEVTTKRQLLSSIARIYDPLGFISPSTVLAKIMMQKLWLCKSKWDDPLPDRVT, from the exons ATGTATGATCAATACAAGAATTTCATGAGGGAATATTTATCCTTAAACCACATGGAATTAGTGCAAGCAGAAGAGATCATAGTAGAAGATCGCAAGTGTTTTTATATGCCACACCACGGAGTAATTAGAGAACATAGCAGCACCACAAAATTAAGAGTTGTGTTCGACGCATCAGCTAAATCATCAACAAACATCTCGCTAAATGATGTTTTGCATGCTGGACCCAAACTCCAGACTGATCTATTTTATATTCTATCAAATTTCAGAATACACTCCATAGCTCTTGCGGCTGATATCGAAAAAATGTTCCGACAAATTCTTGTCTCACATTCAGATTCTGATTTTCAGAGAATTATATGGCGAGAAAATCCCGATCAAAAGATTGAAGACTATAGATTGAAGACAGTGACTTACGGAACTGCTTGCGCACCGTATTTAGCCataagaactattaaaaaacttGCTGAAGATGAAGAGATGAATTTTCCTAAAGCCTCAAAAGTTATCGACAAGGACTTTTACGTAGATGATCTATTAACAGGAGCCGATTCAATTCAGGAAGCTGAAAATCTCATGAGTGATTTAATTAATCTAATGAGAAGAGGTGGATTCACTCTTCGAAAATGGATATCAAATGAACATAGTATTCTTTCAAAATTACCTCCTGAACTAAAAGGAACAGAACAGTCTATAAATATTGCTGAAGATCAGTCAGTGAAACTTCTTGGCATTCAGTGGGATCCAAATCAAGACACATTTGCGATTCATTTAAATCCAGCTCAAGAAGTCACCACAAAACGGCAATTATTGTCAAGCATTGCTAGAATTTATGATCCCCTCGGTTTCATTTCACCCTCTACAGTTTTAGCTAAAATTATGATGCAGAAATTATGGTTATGCAAGTCAAAATGGGATGATCCACTCCCAGACA gaGTCACCTGA